The proteins below come from a single Elgaria multicarinata webbii isolate HBS135686 ecotype San Diego chromosome 11, rElgMul1.1.pri, whole genome shotgun sequence genomic window:
- the CEBPE gene encoding CCAAT/enhancer-binding protein epsilon: protein MSQGGYFESERHYQALEMAPARPSGPELGPLCESELASYMGDEQLLSELLQGAQQRAPKGAPFPNYFPGEPYPFLSYGGERKGLGPFEPRAVAVKEEPRGGDAGRADGRHPYNTGHFPATHCAQVTLAQPGVRPGQALRVLKGPPCSPSPPCGTPKSKKSMNKDSLEYRLRRERNNIAVRKSRDKAKRRVMETQQRMVELLGENERLRSRVEQLMQETETLRDVFRQVPEAAGLIKGLGGCS, encoded by the exons ATGTCCCAAGGCGGGTATTTTGAGAGCGAGCGGCACTACCAAGCCCTGGAAATGGCCCCAGCCCGGCCCAGCGGCCCCGAACTGGGCCCGCTCTGTGAATCGGAGCTGGCTTCGTACATGGGAGACGAGCAGCTGCTCTCGGAGTTGCTGCAAGGGGCCCAGCAGAGAGCGCCCAAGGGTGCCCCGTTCCCCAACTACTTCCCCGGGGAGCCGTACCCCTTCCTGTCCTACGGAGGCGAGCGCAAGGGCCTCGGGCCCTTTGAGCCACGGGCCGTTGCTGTTAAGGAGGAACCGCGAGGCGGCGATGCTGGGCGGGCCGACGGCCGCCATCCCTACAACACCGGGCACTTTCCAGCAACCCACTGCGCCCAGGTGACCCTCGCCCAGCCGGGAGTGCGTCCTGGACAAGCCCTGAGAGTGCTCAAG GGCCCGCCTTGCAGCCCTTCCCCGCCCTGCGGCACCCCCAAGAGCAAGAAGTCCATGAACAAAGACAGCTTGGAGTACCGCTTGCGCCGGGAGCGCAACAACATCGCCGTGCGCAAGAGCCGGGACAAGGCCAAGCGTAGGGTGATGGAGACGCAGCAGCGCATGGTGGAACTCCTGGGCGAAAACGAACGGCTGCGCAGCCGGGTAGAGCAGCTGATGCAAGAGACAGAGACCCTCCGTGACGTTTTCCGCCAAGTGCCCGAAGCCGCTGGGCTTATCAAAGGGCTGGGGGGATGCAGCTGA